In one window of Pseudodesulfovibrio sp. JC047 DNA:
- a CDS encoding 4Fe-4S dicluster domain-containing protein, which yields MASYRIKFDKSRCIACDACLIHCKVKNKVPVGISLNRLTVEGPIPDKNGKPTAKIKYQNCMHCKNPECVAACPTGAMYKREKDGLVLVDASKCDGCKACVEACPWSVPVFNEESGKIMKCDFCVDRVDAGGIPACVAGCTAKALTFIRK from the coding sequence ATGGCCAGTTATAGAATTAAGTTTGACAAAAGCAGGTGCATTGCCTGCGATGCGTGCCTTATTCATTGCAAGGTGAAAAACAAGGTGCCTGTAGGGATTTCCCTCAACCGTTTGACCGTGGAAGGTCCCATTCCAGATAAGAATGGAAAGCCCACGGCAAAAATCAAATATCAAAACTGTATGCATTGCAAAAATCCTGAATGCGTAGCAGCATGTCCCACAGGGGCCATGTACAAGCGCGAAAAGGATGGACTTGTTCTTGTCGACGCGAGCAAATGTGATGGCTGCAAGGCATGTGTCGAAGCCTGCCCGTGGTCGGTCCCGGTGTTCAATGAAGAAAGCGGCAAGATCATGAAATGTGATTTCTGCGTTGATCGGGTCGATGCTGGTGGCATCCCCGCTTGCGTAGCCGGATGTACGGCCAAGGCTTTGACCTTCATTCGGAAATAG
- a CDS encoding PEP/pyruvate-binding domain-containing protein, which translates to MYFKQLFKHWTYQVFAPGTLLRRKYEAFKSLLAQDAIALELIADLEEMFYGKRLADRQRAVWMTNQLSNAVGTMAGQLMEMNPTRYMDLPEYFRKIDFYVRMGMELEQPEVGPPYILSLEEAASFPLLAGGKAANLGRAKVHGKVPVPPGFVITANAFNYFIDFNGLNEHIEERLRQMEVGDRDLLARLTAEMQELILASEVPEEIARGIRFGVSEIIDGDDCIAVRSSALAEDGEISFAGQYASELNVPPNDVLEAYKRVLAGKYCPRAVSYRISNGLTDSQTAMAVLVLPMVDADTAGVVYSQDPDCRGKEAIGVYGVSGLGHGLVDGSVSPDKAILTREETPRIDNECSPDTRGLPSEETLVKLAQLAMQLETALGAPQDIEWAEDVTGKLFILQSRPLQLEREDAVSDHESLSVTPLLDELECASTGVGCGEIYYASSGERIAMIPPGAVVVTPSLKPSLLTFIGHMNGVISRTGSRASHFASVARECGVPVLVGDLGEALKSGQLVTVDGTHGAVYEGCVEVIMTRSQKAKQVSKRVVEQYAKVAPIAVKLNLTDPQADDFSPMGCKSLHDVVRFCHERAVNEMFSIMDKRGRGLHAAKRLQTNLPLVMYILDLGGGIFGNAKEGKTISPYDIKSRPMWALWYGLADERVKWSNKLTHMDWEEFDKVSGGIFSFDSKLLASYALISEDYLHLMVRFGYHFSVVDAMCCPDAGANYVNFRFKGGGAGFDQRLLRLEFIRQILECYGFETETRGDMIDARCARLNENETQRMLVRLGYLMAVTRLMDMRLTSEEQILDEVKKFVKEAENRDE; encoded by the coding sequence ATGTATTTCAAACAACTCTTCAAGCACTGGACGTACCAGGTCTTTGCCCCTGGAACATTGCTGCGACGCAAATATGAAGCCTTCAAATCCCTGTTGGCGCAGGACGCTATCGCCTTGGAACTGATAGCGGATCTTGAAGAGATGTTTTATGGAAAACGTCTGGCTGATCGGCAGCGGGCGGTATGGATGACCAACCAGTTGTCCAATGCCGTGGGAACCATGGCGGGCCAGCTGATGGAAATGAATCCGACCCGGTACATGGACCTGCCCGAGTATTTTCGTAAAATTGATTTTTACGTGCGTATGGGCATGGAGCTTGAACAGCCGGAAGTGGGACCGCCATACATCCTTTCATTGGAAGAAGCCGCCTCATTTCCTCTGTTGGCAGGCGGGAAGGCTGCCAACCTTGGTCGGGCCAAAGTCCATGGTAAAGTCCCGGTTCCTCCTGGATTTGTCATCACGGCAAATGCTTTTAACTATTTCATTGATTTCAATGGATTGAACGAACACATCGAAGAGCGACTTCGCCAGATGGAAGTCGGTGATCGGGATCTTTTGGCGCGGTTGACCGCCGAGATGCAGGAGTTGATTCTCGCATCGGAAGTCCCGGAAGAAATTGCTCGGGGCATTCGGTTTGGCGTGTCTGAAATCATTGATGGTGACGACTGCATTGCGGTGCGATCCAGTGCGTTGGCTGAAGACGGTGAAATTTCGTTTGCCGGGCAGTATGCTTCGGAATTGAATGTTCCTCCGAATGATGTTTTGGAGGCGTATAAACGAGTTTTGGCGGGGAAATATTGTCCCCGAGCCGTGTCGTACCGGATTTCCAACGGGCTGACAGATAGCCAGACCGCCATGGCGGTGCTGGTTTTGCCCATGGTGGATGCCGATACCGCTGGAGTGGTGTATTCGCAGGACCCGGATTGTCGGGGCAAGGAAGCGATTGGTGTCTATGGGGTCAGCGGACTTGGTCACGGATTGGTGGATGGCAGTGTGTCGCCGGACAAGGCGATTCTCACTCGTGAGGAAACACCGCGTATCGACAACGAGTGTTCGCCGGATACACGCGGTTTGCCATCAGAGGAGACTCTGGTCAAATTGGCCCAATTGGCCATGCAGTTGGAAACGGCATTGGGAGCTCCACAGGACATTGAATGGGCCGAAGATGTGACGGGAAAACTGTTCATCTTGCAGAGTCGTCCCTTGCAGTTGGAGCGTGAAGACGCGGTTTCTGATCATGAATCTCTGTCGGTCACCCCATTATTGGATGAGTTGGAGTGCGCGTCCACGGGTGTGGGCTGTGGTGAAATTTATTATGCGTCCTCTGGCGAGCGTATTGCCATGATTCCGCCGGGAGCCGTGGTCGTGACGCCGTCGTTGAAACCGTCGTTGTTGACCTTTATCGGGCATATGAATGGCGTGATTTCCCGCACGGGAAGCCGGGCCAGTCATTTTGCTTCGGTGGCGCGTGAATGCGGTGTGCCTGTGCTGGTGGGTGATCTGGGTGAGGCGTTGAAATCCGGGCAGTTGGTGACGGTGGATGGCACGCACGGCGCGGTATATGAAGGGTGTGTCGAAGTCATCATGACCCGGTCTCAGAAGGCCAAGCAGGTCTCGAAGCGGGTGGTCGAACAATACGCCAAAGTTGCGCCCATTGCGGTCAAGTTGAATTTGACCGATCCCCAGGCCGATGATTTTTCCCCTATGGGATGCAAGAGTCTGCATGATGTGGTGCGGTTTTGCCATGAACGGGCCGTCAATGAGATGTTTTCCATCATGGACAAGCGGGGACGGGGTTTGCATGCGGCCAAACGGTTGCAGACGAACCTTCCGCTGGTCATGTATATTCTCGATTTGGGCGGCGGTATTTTTGGCAATGCCAAGGAAGGGAAGACCATCTCTCCATATGACATCAAAAGTCGTCCCATGTGGGCACTCTGGTACGGTCTGGCTGATGAACGTGTGAAATGGTCGAACAAATTGACGCACATGGATTGGGAGGAATTCGACAAGGTCTCTGGTGGCATTTTCAGTTTTGATTCGAAACTGTTGGCCAGCTACGCACTTATTTCCGAAGACTATCTGCATTTGATGGTCCGATTCGGATATCATTTTTCCGTGGTTGACGCCATGTGTTGCCCCGATGCCGGTGCCAACTATGTGAATTTCCGTTTCAAAGGCGGTGGTGCCGGGTTTGATCAACGGCTGTTGCGACTGGAATTCATTCGGCAGATTTTGGAGTGTTATGGATTCGAGACTGAAACCCGAGGCGACATGATCGATGCGCGGTGTGCCCGTCTGAATGAAAATGAGACGCAACGGATGCTCGTTCGGTTGGGGTATCTGATGGCAGTGACTCGACTGATGGATATGCGTTTGACCAGCGAGGAACAGATCCTTGACGAGGTGAAGAAATTCGTCAAGGAAGCGGAGAACCGCGATGAGTAA
- a CDS encoding ATP-binding protein: MRLFPRLRFRNKLNMGMAAILIVMALLLLPMVGYMSAQSLVEESKMRGSSLAASLAVRAVDPILARDFLRLKNMVDEQSRVQDVLYAFVQDRNGHVMAHTFQRRFPVDLLTANGVGENGALHIQLLEDGSRRMYDFAVPVQVSDGQLGVVRIGLSTTRISRTVQHQITLMAGLFAGALIIATSIGTYFARRVTVRLGLLRAHAEEMLTGNLNIQSSPEGGVHCWERRNCTLTECPAHGETRRRCWYIAGTMCPDCDNESNFQCRLQSCRACSVYRQNAGDEIQDLAETFDVMAVSLKTHINELRSADRNLRDQQRLMRTILDMTPDRVSLLDATMRYQACNKSFADSVGVPVPEVVGKTDFDLFYEVEAEERHMAARDILESGRRIDTQIQIKDEGKQQWFHVVCVPVFDADGRIDGLLRTDRDISDIKGYENQLIQAQKMESLGLLAGGVAHEINTPLGIILGYSQLLQEDVEPDSQIHGDLIIIEKQTKVCKKIVADLLGFSRQTDSAKREMCFNNSVLEAVSLVRHTFRLDKVEIMTDMDDRYPIIYGDPEKLKQVWINLLTNARDAMGTDGGIIFIRTKLDTPAGIVSVWMADCGVGIPKDKMKNIFDPFYSTKAVGQGTGLGLSVSFGIIEDHDGEITVTSPLPEGFEFPECEAANGPGTVFEIDLPLDHQFHEGSSEA, translated from the coding sequence ATGAGACTTTTCCCCAGACTTCGATTTCGCAACAAGCTCAACATGGGCATGGCGGCCATCCTTATTGTCATGGCTCTGCTGTTATTGCCGATGGTTGGGTATATGAGTGCACAATCTCTGGTGGAAGAGAGCAAGATGCGTGGTTCGTCATTGGCCGCGAGTCTGGCTGTTCGGGCGGTGGACCCCATCTTGGCCCGGGATTTTTTGCGGTTGAAGAACATGGTGGATGAACAGAGCCGCGTGCAGGATGTCTTGTACGCTTTTGTGCAGGATCGTAACGGGCATGTCATGGCTCATACGTTTCAGCGGCGATTTCCGGTTGATCTTCTGACTGCTAACGGTGTGGGAGAAAACGGTGCATTGCATATTCAGCTTTTGGAAGACGGGTCCCGTCGAATGTATGATTTTGCGGTACCTGTTCAGGTGTCGGACGGCCAGCTCGGGGTTGTCCGTATCGGATTATCGACGACACGCATCAGCCGGACTGTGCAGCATCAGATAACGCTCATGGCGGGGCTGTTTGCCGGGGCATTGATTATAGCTACGTCCATCGGGACGTATTTTGCCCGGCGTGTGACGGTCAGGCTGGGGTTGCTGCGCGCTCATGCTGAAGAAATGTTGACCGGCAATTTGAATATCCAATCCTCGCCAGAAGGCGGTGTACATTGTTGGGAACGGCGAAATTGTACGCTCACGGAATGTCCTGCTCATGGGGAAACGCGGCGTCGATGCTGGTATATCGCCGGAACCATGTGCCCTGATTGCGATAATGAAAGCAATTTTCAGTGCCGGTTGCAGTCCTGTCGGGCGTGCAGTGTGTATCGGCAGAATGCCGGAGACGAAATTCAGGATTTGGCTGAAACCTTTGATGTCATGGCGGTGTCGCTCAAGACGCATATCAATGAATTGCGTTCCGCAGATCGGAACCTTCGAGATCAGCAACGACTTATGCGCACTATTCTGGATATGACACCGGATCGGGTTTCTTTGTTGGATGCGACCATGCGGTATCAGGCGTGTAACAAAAGTTTTGCCGATTCCGTCGGTGTGCCGGTGCCGGAAGTGGTCGGCAAGACGGATTTCGACCTTTTTTATGAAGTTGAGGCTGAGGAACGCCACATGGCGGCCCGAGATATTCTGGAATCAGGACGGCGTATTGATACGCAGATTCAGATTAAGGATGAAGGAAAACAACAGTGGTTTCATGTTGTTTGTGTGCCGGTTTTTGATGCTGATGGGCGCATCGATGGTTTGTTGCGCACGGATCGTGATATTTCGGATATCAAGGGGTACGAGAATCAGCTTATTCAGGCTCAGAAAATGGAATCTCTGGGATTGCTGGCCGGTGGTGTTGCGCATGAAATCAACACTCCGCTCGGGATTATTCTTGGATATTCGCAGCTTTTACAGGAAGATGTTGAGCCTGACAGCCAGATTCACGGGGATCTTATCATTATAGAAAAGCAGACCAAGGTCTGTAAGAAAATCGTGGCTGACCTGTTGGGCTTTTCTCGGCAGACGGATTCTGCCAAACGGGAAATGTGTTTCAACAATTCGGTCCTTGAGGCGGTCAGTCTGGTTCGGCATACGTTCAGATTGGACAAGGTCGAGATCATGACGGATATGGATGATCGGTATCCCATCATTTATGGGGACCCGGAAAAATTGAAGCAGGTCTGGATCAATCTGCTCACCAATGCCCGGGATGCCATGGGGACCGATGGCGGGATCATATTCATTCGGACCAAGTTGGATACCCCTGCCGGGATAGTGTCTGTTTGGATGGCCGATTGCGGCGTGGGTATTCCCAAAGACAAGATGAAAAATATTTTTGATCCTTTTTACAGTACCAAGGCCGTGGGGCAGGGAACAGGATTGGGGCTTTCTGTTTCGTTTGGTATTATCGAAGATCATGACGGGGAAATAACAGTGACGAGTCCGCTTCCGGAGGGGTTTGAATTTCCGGAATGCGAGGCAGCCAATGGACCCGGAACGGTCTTTGAAATTGATCTCCCTTTGGATCACCAGTTTCATGAAGGGAGTAGTGAAGCTTAA
- a CDS encoding sulfite exporter TauE/SafE family protein, whose translation MLRSKKAVLLLALVAVTCLVAEPAWADRLADAIAEAKPQGEPGYLGIPGGPQLNIVIGFLWAIWVGWIFSTVGAFGGIMSGVGHITIYGLGDYASSFGKGSHMNKVITDSIRVSNQWLVGCSAALSSFNYYKAGRLVLPLGIALAIGSVAGSWLVPWLTAGKISLKSYLGYFGLFVLFLGCYLTYETTPKGQAGKKAAKKAAAAFQESVKKQQKGAEIDMAEMGVKVQKFTPTICEFTFFGVEFHFNPLIPVVGGFFIAALASFLGVGGGFLLVPFLTSVAGLPMYLVAGTSALAVFIGMLNSIASYMLLKQTPVAWGLIGAELIGIVIGSIVGPKTSKFIPDRVLKYIFIVLAVYVGVRYTSKGFLGYSLVPPF comes from the coding sequence GTGTTACGTTCAAAAAAAGCAGTTCTGTTGCTGGCTCTGGTAGCTGTCACGTGTCTCGTGGCAGAACCTGCCTGGGCCGATCGTCTGGCTGACGCTATTGCAGAAGCCAAACCCCAGGGTGAGCCTGGATATCTGGGCATCCCCGGTGGTCCGCAGCTCAACATCGTCATTGGCTTCTTGTGGGCCATCTGGGTTGGTTGGATCTTTTCGACTGTTGGCGCATTCGGTGGTATCATGTCCGGTGTCGGTCATATTACCATTTACGGCCTTGGCGACTACGCAAGTAGCTTCGGTAAAGGTTCCCACATGAACAAGGTCATCACCGACTCCATCCGCGTATCGAACCAGTGGTTGGTCGGTTGTTCCGCAGCCTTGTCTTCTTTCAACTACTATAAAGCCGGTCGTCTGGTGCTGCCTCTCGGTATCGCTCTGGCTATCGGTTCCGTGGCCGGTTCCTGGTTGGTCCCTTGGTTGACCGCAGGCAAGATCAGCCTGAAGTCCTACCTTGGTTACTTCGGTCTGTTCGTCCTGTTCCTGGGTTGCTATCTCACTTATGAGACCACCCCGAAAGGTCAGGCTGGTAAAAAGGCTGCTAAAAAAGCTGCCGCCGCTTTTCAGGAATCCGTCAAGAAACAGCAGAAAGGTGCTGAGATTGACATGGCTGAAATGGGCGTCAAGGTTCAGAAGTTCACCCCCACCATTTGTGAGTTCACCTTCTTTGGTGTGGAATTCCACTTCAATCCGCTGATTCCTGTTGTTGGTGGTTTTTTCATCGCAGCCCTGGCTTCCTTCCTCGGCGTTGGTGGTGGTTTCCTCCTGGTGCCGTTCTTGACCTCCGTTGCTGGTCTGCCCATGTACTTGGTCGCCGGTACGTCCGCTTTGGCCGTCTTCATCGGTATGCTGAACTCCATCGCTTCCTACATGCTGCTCAAGCAGACTCCGGTTGCATGGGGCCTGATCGGCGCCGAGCTGATTGGTATCGTCATTGGTTCCATCGTTGGACCGAAGACCTCCAAGTTCATCCCGGACAGAGTCCTGAAGTACATCTTCATCGTTCTGGCTGTGTATGTTGGCGTGCGTTACACCTCCAAGGGCTTCCTGGGTTACTCCCTGGTTCCCCCCTTCTAA
- a CDS encoding phosphate/phosphite/phosphonate ABC transporter substrate-binding protein, producing MVPAVLMGCSDEEALQVDLSKRKTLVAPRQVKAITYAYLPQYSHTISYQRHRQLLEYLRKFTGLPLRQIFPDTFDEHIKMVERGEIDISYSNPFVYIRLAKVGATAFAGIVEPSGNPDFQGQIICRRDSFDIKNISDCRGKRWVAVDPESAGGYLFPLGLFYDNNITVSDFETVDFAPGPGGKQEKVVLAVHAGAYDIGTIRKGTLDVVSGKINLDDIRVLAETRLYPGWVYAARKGLDPEVIRVISEAMFALNFNHEPDREILASAGMHGIIPVQDSEYDPVRELVGKLGLTQ from the coding sequence ATGGTGCCGGCGGTCCTCATGGGGTGTTCTGATGAAGAAGCCCTTCAGGTGGACTTATCCAAACGGAAAACCCTGGTCGCTCCTCGGCAGGTCAAGGCCATTACCTACGCCTATCTGCCACAGTATTCACATACAATTTCCTATCAAAGACATCGCCAGTTGCTTGAATACTTGCGCAAGTTCACAGGGTTGCCGCTTCGACAGATTTTTCCCGATACCTTTGATGAGCATATCAAGATGGTGGAACGGGGAGAAATCGATATTTCCTATTCAAATCCTTTTGTTTATATACGATTAGCCAAAGTCGGAGCCACGGCGTTTGCCGGTATTGTTGAGCCGTCGGGTAATCCGGATTTCCAGGGGCAGATCATCTGTCGTCGGGATAGTTTTGATATCAAGAATATTTCCGATTGCCGAGGGAAACGGTGGGTTGCCGTGGACCCGGAATCTGCCGGTGGGTATCTGTTCCCGCTGGGGTTGTTTTATGACAACAATATCACTGTGAGTGATTTTGAAACCGTGGATTTTGCTCCGGGACCAGGGGGCAAGCAGGAGAAAGTCGTTTTGGCGGTTCATGCTGGAGCCTATGATATCGGGACGATTCGCAAGGGCACGCTGGATGTGGTTTCCGGGAAAATCAATCTCGATGATATTCGAGTACTTGCGGAAACCAGACTGTATCCGGGGTGGGTGTACGCGGCCAGAAAAGGGCTTGATCCGGAAGTGATTCGGGTCATTTCCGAGGCGATGTTCGCTTTGAATTTTAATCATGAACCAGATCGGGAGATTCTCGCTTCGGCCGGAATGCATGGCATTATTCCCGTGCAGGATTCAGAGTACGATCCGGTCAGGGAATTGGTTGGTAAACTTGGGTTGACCCAATAG
- a CDS encoding response regulator: MANILVLDDISDAGVLVKRILERKGHSVFNFTEEEEALKYAENNPVELAILDIKLKKMTGVEALEELKKINPDMKAIMLTGYPTLETARESLRLGAEEYCVKPINKEELETKVSEVLGG, from the coding sequence ATGGCGAATATACTGGTCTTGGACGACATTTCGGACGCCGGAGTGTTGGTCAAGCGTATTCTGGAGCGGAAGGGGCACAGTGTTTTCAACTTCACGGAAGAGGAAGAGGCGCTGAAGTATGCGGAAAACAATCCGGTGGAATTGGCTATTCTTGATATCAAGCTCAAGAAGATGACCGGGGTGGAGGCCTTGGAGGAACTGAAAAAGATCAACCCGGACATGAAGGCGATCATGTTGACGGGCTATCCCACCTTGGAGACAGCTCGCGAGTCGTTGCGTCTTGGGGCAGAAGAGTATTGCGTCAAGCCCATCAACAAGGAAGAACTCGAAACCAAGGTTTCGGAAGTCCTGGGAGGATAG
- a CDS encoding NAD(P)H-hydrate dehydratase, whose translation MLAIVGTVPDLDVPVLDAPVVVDGADLVVDGRMISPDRGTAALLAAAVETARLLNEPMPHVFLVGDQGVGDGSRALYAHLATVLPKRQYSTMVFHYLQPDVDWHNKVLLAIQEMEHPPRLIADAGFMYAAKMSGQAPAYDLFTPDAGELAFLADETAPHPFYTRGFILHDDNHTPDLIARAYAHENAAEMLLVKGTVDYVADRDGIRYSVAEPVSEPMEAMGGTGDTVTGMVAALIESGLSVDVAAHYAIKANRLSGFLAQPSPATRVGALIPFLAEAMRLAGVHVAEI comes from the coding sequence ATGCTCGCAATAGTCGGAACTGTGCCGGATCTGGATGTGCCGGTTCTGGATGCACCGGTGGTGGTCGATGGTGCTGATTTGGTGGTTGATGGTCGGATGATATCTCCGGATCGAGGGACGGCAGCCCTGCTGGCTGCAGCGGTTGAGACTGCCCGACTTCTGAATGAGCCCATGCCCCATGTCTTTTTGGTGGGCGATCAGGGGGTGGGCGATGGAAGTCGTGCCTTGTATGCGCATCTGGCCACGGTGTTGCCAAAGCGACAGTATTCAACCATGGTTTTTCATTATCTTCAGCCAGATGTGGATTGGCACAACAAGGTTTTGCTGGCCATTCAGGAGATGGAGCATCCCCCCAGACTCATTGCGGATGCGGGATTCATGTACGCGGCGAAAATGAGTGGACAGGCACCGGCCTATGATCTGTTTACCCCGGATGCCGGAGAGTTGGCTTTTCTGGCGGATGAAACCGCGCCACATCCTTTTTATACGCGGGGATTTATTCTGCATGATGACAACCATACCCCGGATTTGATCGCACGTGCATATGCCCATGAGAATGCGGCAGAAATGCTATTGGTCAAAGGCACTGTCGATTATGTGGCTGACAGAGATGGTATTCGGTATTCCGTGGCAGAGCCAGTGTCCGAGCCCATGGAAGCCATGGGTGGCACGGGCGATACCGTGACGGGAATGGTTGCTGCGTTGATCGAGTCCGGCTTGTCGGTGGATGTTGCGGCCCACTATGCGATCAAGGCCAACAGGCTTTCGGGATTTTTGGCACAACCCAGCCCGGCGACGCGTGTTGGTGCGCTTATTCCGTTTCTTGCCGAGGCCATGCGATTGGCCGGGGTGCATGTGGCTGAAATATGA
- a CDS encoding molybdopterin-dependent oxidoreductase, which yields MKKEYVKSICGMCTVRCPIEVEVVDGKVEYIQGNPDASGIEGSLCARGAAGTALTYEEERPQYPMVRTGKRGEGKWKQVSWDEALDYVADELKRIQETYGKDSVMFSDRGGPFRDFYRAFLRGIGTSNYNNHDSACARNVQNAALSVFGFGRKGVSYDLKNAKHVILQQRNIFEAVNVAEVNNLLNSMSKGCKLSVIDIRANVPATKADNFFMIRPGTDYGFNLAVINVIINEKLYDKDFVGNWVEDFDLLKDFVQQYTPEWAEEETGIKADDIRDFCHQLAEAAPSILWHPGWMTARYTDSFYMSRTIYIINALMGAIGAKGGLPFMNKPGDVGAKGLNSFMNLYPKPEGKRADGVGWMDGRKHLDAGPGLVHLSYEAAVEEKPYPVKAYICNRHDPLMAFPDAPDIRKMWDSIELLVSATFTWSDTAWYADVVLPISPYLERDDTIMTKNGPKPAFQIRKRAVQPVYDTKAIWEIYSGLAKRFGLEELVYENVEDIWNFQLDGTGVSLSDFDATGIVPLADGPLYKPVKEGSFKTPSGKVQIIDAKLEADGLKSLKPYESPERPPEGKFRITFGRCALHTQGHTLNNKLLFERMSENVLWINTKRAEELGIENDEYVTVSSIDYSSKIRAFVTDFVHPECIFMLHGFDHKLKVESRAIGRGAADNLLLSKGIKKWDRGGGAVAMQEHFVTVSK from the coding sequence ATGAAGAAAGAATATGTGAAAAGCATTTGTGGCATGTGCACCGTGCGCTGCCCTATAGAAGTCGAAGTAGTCGATGGCAAAGTCGAGTATATTCAGGGAAATCCGGATGCATCGGGCATTGAAGGATCTCTCTGTGCTCGCGGAGCAGCCGGCACGGCCCTGACTTACGAAGAAGAACGCCCCCAATACCCCATGGTCCGCACTGGCAAACGCGGTGAAGGCAAATGGAAACAGGTTTCTTGGGATGAAGCGCTGGATTATGTGGCCGATGAACTGAAACGCATTCAGGAAACCTACGGAAAAGACTCCGTCATGTTTTCCGATCGCGGCGGACCGTTCCGTGATTTCTATCGGGCCTTCCTGCGTGGTATCGGCACTTCCAACTACAATAACCACGACTCCGCCTGTGCTCGGAACGTCCAGAACGCCGCCCTGTCGGTCTTCGGATTCGGCCGCAAGGGAGTCTCCTACGACTTGAAGAACGCCAAGCACGTCATTCTTCAACAGCGAAACATTTTCGAAGCCGTCAACGTGGCTGAAGTCAACAACCTGCTCAACTCCATGAGCAAGGGCTGCAAGCTGTCCGTCATTGATATTCGGGCCAATGTCCCGGCCACCAAGGCTGACAATTTCTTCATGATCCGTCCCGGTACGGACTATGGTTTCAACCTGGCTGTCATCAATGTCATCATCAACGAAAAATTGTATGACAAAGACTTCGTTGGCAATTGGGTGGAAGATTTCGATCTGCTGAAAGACTTTGTCCAGCAGTACACCCCGGAATGGGCCGAAGAAGAAACCGGCATCAAGGCCGACGACATTCGTGATTTCTGTCACCAGCTGGCAGAAGCCGCCCCGTCCATCCTCTGGCATCCGGGTTGGATGACCGCTCGATATACCGATTCTTTCTACATGTCCCGCACCATCTACATCATTAATGCCCTCATGGGTGCCATCGGTGCCAAGGGTGGCCTGCCGTTCATGAACAAGCCGGGCGATGTCGGTGCCAAGGGATTGAACAGCTTCATGAACCTCTATCCCAAACCCGAAGGCAAACGTGCTGATGGCGTGGGTTGGATGGATGGCCGCAAGCATCTCGACGCTGGTCCCGGACTGGTTCACCTGTCCTATGAGGCCGCTGTCGAAGAAAAGCCCTACCCGGTCAAGGCGTACATTTGCAACCGCCATGACCCGCTCATGGCTTTCCCGGACGCTCCCGACATCCGCAAGATGTGGGACAGCATTGAACTGCTCGTTTCCGCGACCTTCACCTGGTCCGACACCGCATGGTATGCCGATGTCGTGCTGCCGATCTCGCCGTACTTGGAACGAGATGACACCATCATGACCAAAAATGGTCCCAAGCCCGCATTCCAGATCCGCAAACGCGCGGTTCAACCCGTGTATGACACCAAGGCCATCTGGGAAATCTACTCCGGCTTGGCCAAGCGTTTTGGCTTGGAAGAACTGGTCTACGAGAATGTGGAAGACATCTGGAATTTCCAGTTGGACGGCACCGGTGTGTCCTTGTCCGATTTCGATGCCACCGGCATCGTTCCTCTGGCAGACGGCCCGTTGTACAAGCCCGTCAAGGAAGGCTCTTTCAAGACGCCATCCGGCAAGGTCCAGATCATAGACGCCAAACTGGAAGCCGACGGCCTGAAATCATTAAAGCCGTATGAGTCTCCCGAGCGTCCGCCCGAAGGCAAATTCCGCATTACCTTTGGTCGTTGTGCCCTGCACACCCAGGGACATACATTGAACAACAAGCTGCTCTTTGAGCGCATGTCCGAGAACGTCCTGTGGATCAACACCAAACGGGCTGAAGAGCTGGGCATTGAAAACGATGAATATGTCACTGTCTCAAGCATTGACTATTCATCCAAGATTCGGGCGTTTGTCACCGACTTCGTCCATCCCGAATGTATCTTCATGCTCCATGGCTTCGATCACAAACTCAAGGTCGAATCCCGCGCCATAGGCCGCGGAGCCGCAGATAACCTGCTCCTGTCCAAAGGGATCAAGAAGTGGGACCGTGGCGGCGGAGCTGTCGCCATGCAGGAACACTTCGTGACCGTTTCAAAATAA
- a CDS encoding PH domain-containing protein: MATTYKVPMHKSIIALFLLTVAGIAAAVAWSFNSGLQWTAICMITVAGPLAIFYWYMLYITPKRASITVADEGILLAAPPFASAVIPWASVEKTFPANLKTDEAFQIVKAKKHMSFGGYKSGIVIVQDEKEAVIVSNRPDVMCIQTADRVYLLGPSDLEGFEKSIEKTAP, translated from the coding sequence ATGGCAACGACATACAAAGTCCCCATGCACAAATCCATTATTGCGCTTTTTCTGCTCACAGTAGCAGGCATTGCCGCGGCTGTGGCATGGAGCTTCAATTCCGGATTGCAGTGGACCGCCATCTGCATGATAACAGTGGCAGGTCCGCTCGCCATATTCTATTGGTACATGCTCTATATTACACCAAAACGCGCATCAATCACTGTGGCCGACGAAGGGATTCTCCTGGCGGCACCACCCTTTGCTTCCGCAGTCATCCCTTGGGCCAGCGTGGAAAAGACTTTTCCCGCCAACCTCAAGACCGATGAGGCTTTCCAAATCGTCAAGGCCAAGAAGCACATGAGCTTCGGTGGATACAAATCAGGCATCGTCATCGTTCAAGATGAAAAGGAAGCGGTCATTGTTTCTAACCGGCCCGATGTCATGTGCATCCAGACAGCAGATCGAGTTTACCTGCTCGGCCCTTCCGATTTGGAAGGATTCGAAAAGAGCATCGAAAAAACAGCTCCATAA